A single genomic interval of Arthrobacter sp. NicSoilB8 harbors:
- a CDS encoding branched-chain amino acid ABC transporter permease: MGAVFATMAALLLIVAPASNATTPSPIPSPSATQFTNSISGFLRGDDRAPIPGVTISATNGDFTGTTKSGANGAWTIGVPTQGTYEVKLDESTLPKGIKLAEGQENPRKVTFSQTSNLSVIFAFGKGIVVEQQNFGQNLLNRLVAGLSFGLLLALAAVGLSLIFGTTGLTNFAHGEMVTLGAVLVFAFNAMHLPFWLAIILAIIGGGLFGYVQDAGLWKPLRRRGTGLVPMMIVSIGLALAVRYVIQFYFGGATQQLPFAQSAEILIGPISISPNNLWSLLISAAVIAALGVVLLKTRLGKATRAVADNPALAAASGIDVDSVIRIVWVVGGMLASLGGILWAYYRPGVTFDMGSQILLLIFAGVTLGGLGTVWGALVGSIIVGIFVELTTVFGLAADLKYVGALFIMIVVLLFRPQGILGRRERVG, translated from the coding sequence GTGGGGGCTGTATTTGCCACCATGGCTGCGCTACTGCTCATCGTTGCCCCGGCATCCAACGCCACGACCCCATCGCCGATACCATCCCCGTCGGCCACCCAGTTCACGAACAGCATCAGCGGCTTCCTGCGTGGCGACGACCGCGCACCGATCCCCGGGGTCACCATTTCCGCCACGAACGGCGACTTCACGGGAACCACCAAATCGGGAGCCAACGGCGCCTGGACCATTGGAGTCCCCACCCAGGGCACATATGAGGTCAAACTCGATGAGTCGACGCTTCCTAAGGGCATCAAGCTCGCCGAGGGCCAGGAGAACCCCCGCAAGGTCACCTTCAGCCAGACCTCCAACCTCTCGGTGATCTTCGCCTTCGGCAAGGGCATCGTGGTGGAGCAGCAGAACTTCGGGCAGAACCTGCTCAACCGGCTGGTGGCGGGCCTGAGCTTCGGCCTCCTGCTAGCCCTCGCGGCCGTGGGCCTATCCCTGATCTTCGGCACCACCGGCCTGACGAACTTCGCCCACGGTGAGATGGTCACGCTCGGCGCGGTCCTGGTGTTCGCCTTCAACGCCATGCACCTGCCGTTCTGGCTGGCCATCATCCTTGCCATCATCGGCGGCGGATTGTTCGGCTACGTCCAGGACGCCGGATTGTGGAAGCCGCTGCGGCGCCGCGGAACCGGGCTTGTTCCCATGATGATCGTCAGCATCGGCCTCGCCTTGGCCGTGCGCTACGTGATCCAGTTCTACTTCGGCGGCGCCACCCAGCAGCTGCCTTTCGCCCAGAGCGCGGAAATCCTGATCGGTCCGATCTCCATCTCGCCCAACAACCTCTGGTCCCTCCTGATCAGCGCAGCCGTGATTGCGGCCCTCGGCGTTGTCCTGCTCAAGACCCGCCTCGGCAAGGCGACCCGCGCCGTGGCCGACAACCCGGCCCTGGCCGCGGCCTCGGGCATCGACGTCGATTCTGTCATCCGGATCGTCTGGGTGGTCGGCGGCATGCTCGCCTCCCTCGGCGGCATCCTCTGGGCCTACTACCGGCCCGGCGTCACCTTCGACATGGGCTCGCAGATCCTGCTGCTTATTTTCGCCGGCGTCACGCTGGGCGGTCTCGGCACAGTCTGGGGCGCCCTGGTCGGTTCCATCATCGTCGGCATCTTCGTTGAGCTGACCACCGTGTTCGGCCTCGCCGCCGACCTCAAATACGTGGGAGCGTTGTTCATCATGATTGTTGTCCTCTTGTTCCGGCCTCAGGGCATTTTGGGCCGCCGCGAGCGCGTGGGTTAG
- a CDS encoding acetyl-CoA C-acetyltransferase has product MPEAVIVSTARSPIGRAFKGSLKDERPDDLAAAMVTAALAAIPGFDAAAGPGPGLDDIYLGCAEPSGEAGSNMARVVGILAGLDDVPAATINRFCASSLQALRMAFHAIKAGEGQAFVAAGVEAVSRYRDWAGAGETDASNHNPRFEAARKRTEARAAANTPWTDPRLGGRMPDVYIAMGQTAENVATSYGITRAEQDAWAVLSQNRAEAAIASGFYAREITPYTRADGSVVDRDDSPRPGVTADAVGALQPVFRSGGTVTAGNACPLNDGAAAVVVMSDVRARELGLEPLARIVSTGVSALSPELMGMGPVEATRRALALAGLTMADIDLVELNEAFAVQVVASARELGIAPEKLNVHGGAIALGHPFGMTGARMTTTLLNGLRARDASLGLATLCVGGGQGMAVVLERLG; this is encoded by the coding sequence ATGCCAGAAGCAGTCATCGTTTCCACCGCTAGGAGCCCTATCGGACGGGCCTTCAAGGGCTCGCTGAAAGACGAGCGGCCGGACGATCTCGCCGCCGCCATGGTCACGGCGGCCCTCGCCGCGATTCCGGGGTTCGACGCGGCTGCGGGCCCAGGCCCCGGCCTGGACGACATCTACCTGGGGTGCGCCGAGCCGAGCGGCGAGGCCGGCTCCAACATGGCCCGCGTGGTCGGCATCCTGGCCGGGCTGGACGACGTTCCGGCCGCCACCATCAATCGCTTCTGCGCCTCCAGCCTGCAGGCGCTGCGGATGGCGTTCCACGCCATCAAGGCCGGCGAAGGTCAGGCGTTCGTCGCCGCCGGCGTCGAGGCGGTGTCCCGCTACCGGGACTGGGCCGGCGCGGGCGAGACCGACGCGAGCAACCACAACCCGCGGTTCGAGGCGGCCCGGAAACGCACCGAGGCCCGCGCGGCCGCCAACACGCCGTGGACCGACCCGCGCCTGGGCGGCCGGATGCCGGACGTGTACATCGCCATGGGCCAGACCGCGGAGAACGTCGCCACGAGCTATGGCATCACCCGCGCGGAGCAGGACGCCTGGGCCGTCCTCAGCCAGAACCGGGCGGAGGCGGCCATCGCCTCCGGGTTCTACGCCCGCGAGATCACGCCCTACACCCGCGCGGACGGCTCGGTGGTCGACCGCGACGATTCACCGCGGCCCGGGGTGACGGCCGATGCCGTCGGAGCCCTGCAGCCGGTCTTCCGCAGCGGCGGCACCGTGACGGCGGGCAACGCGTGTCCGCTCAATGACGGGGCCGCCGCCGTCGTGGTCATGAGCGACGTCCGCGCCCGCGAGCTGGGCCTCGAACCGCTCGCCCGGATCGTCTCCACCGGTGTCAGCGCGCTGTCCCCGGAGCTGATGGGCATGGGACCGGTGGAAGCGACGCGCCGGGCGCTCGCGCTGGCGGGTCTGACGATGGCCGATATCGACCTCGTGGAGCTCAACGAAGCGTTTGCTGTCCAGGTGGTGGCCAGCGCGCGGGAGCTGGGCATTGCTCCGGAGAAGCTCAACGTCCACGGCGGCGCCATCGCCCTCGGGCACCCCTTCGGCATGACCGGCGCCCGCATGACCACCACCCTGCTCAACGGGCTCCGCGCCCGCGACGCCTCGCTCGGCCTGGCCACGCTGTGCGTCGGCGGCGGCCAGGGCATGGCGGTGGTGCTGGAGCGGCTGGGCTGA
- a CDS encoding Bax inhibitor-1/YccA family protein, whose protein sequence is MAPGGNPIFSGKNFREATQAPQAPYGQGSYGQGPYSQNAYGQAPQVMNAQGAWSSAQQGMTQEQLQDLYNRPAAGPADIGRMSYDDVIVKTAGCLGVLVVGAAVALAVPQGTGSMLMILGALGGFALAMVNTFKKQPSPALILAYALLEGFFLGGLTRILDNLFPGVGIQAVVGTLSVFAVTLVLFKSGKVRATPKLMRFFMIALIGYAVFALVNMVMMMTGAVTTPFGLSTGVEIMGIPLGVFIGVLAIGLAAFSLIMDFTSIEAAISAGAPQRFSWTAAFGLTVTLVWLYVEIIRLLAILRGDD, encoded by the coding sequence ATGGCACCTGGCGGAAACCCGATCTTCAGCGGAAAGAATTTCCGTGAAGCCACCCAGGCCCCGCAGGCCCCCTACGGCCAAGGCTCTTACGGCCAAGGCCCCTACAGCCAGAACGCTTACGGCCAGGCTCCCCAGGTCATGAACGCCCAGGGCGCGTGGAGTTCAGCGCAGCAGGGCATGACCCAGGAACAACTGCAGGACCTGTACAACCGTCCGGCGGCCGGCCCCGCTGACATCGGCCGAATGAGTTACGACGACGTGATCGTCAAGACTGCCGGATGCCTCGGCGTCCTGGTTGTCGGCGCCGCAGTGGCGCTCGCCGTCCCGCAGGGGACCGGATCGATGCTCATGATCCTCGGTGCGCTGGGCGGCTTCGCCCTCGCCATGGTCAACACCTTCAAGAAGCAGCCGTCGCCCGCGCTGATCCTGGCCTACGCGCTGCTTGAAGGATTCTTCCTCGGTGGCCTGACCCGTATCCTGGACAACCTGTTCCCGGGCGTCGGCATCCAGGCCGTCGTCGGGACGCTTTCCGTCTTCGCCGTGACGCTGGTGCTGTTCAAGAGCGGCAAGGTCCGGGCGACGCCCAAGCTCATGCGGTTCTTCATGATCGCCCTGATCGGCTATGCGGTGTTCGCGCTCGTCAATATGGTCATGATGATGACCGGGGCCGTGACCACGCCGTTCGGCCTGAGCACCGGCGTGGAGATCATGGGTATCCCGCTCGGCGTCTTCATTGGCGTCCTGGCGATCGGCCTGGCGGCCTTCTCCCTGATCATGGACTTCACCAGCATCGAGGCGGCCATTAGCGCCGGAGCGCCGCAGCGCTTCTCCTGGACCGCCGCCTTCGGCCTCACGGTCACCCTGGTCTGGCTCTATGTCGAGATCATCCGCCTGCTGGCCATCCTCCGCGGCGACGACTGA
- a CDS encoding ABC transporter ATP-binding protein produces MSIPSEESRGEPRMSEEIDYMTDTRPIAAGEIAPGCKKRDPIVVADNVTRSFGGINAVDVQHLEIPRHKITALIGPNGAGKTTLFNLLTGFDTPNSGSWQFEGQSIAGVSSYKVARMGMVRTFQLTKVMGKLTVMENMRLGASSQSGERLSKALFKGIWGGQEKKITQEANVLLEKFKLDAKKDDYAASLSGGQRKLLEMARSLMVRPKLVMLDEPMAGVNPALTQSLLDHIKNLKSEGMTVLFVEHDMHMVRHIADWVVVMAEGKIVAEGPPAEVMKNPAVIDAYLGAHHDVDLGEAEGIKELAAELVADEESIVGTENAGIISADVLAAEAAEAQEPGANGTTRGRRSAGEPDRDEQNRGEQPNSTGKDTE; encoded by the coding sequence ATGAGCATTCCAAGCGAAGAGTCGCGCGGCGAACCCCGCATGTCGGAAGAGATCGACTACATGACGGACACCCGTCCGATCGCCGCCGGAGAGATCGCGCCCGGCTGCAAGAAGCGTGATCCGATTGTGGTGGCGGACAACGTCACCCGCAGCTTCGGCGGCATCAACGCCGTCGACGTCCAGCACCTCGAGATCCCGCGGCACAAAATCACGGCACTGATCGGTCCGAACGGGGCCGGCAAGACCACCTTGTTCAACCTGCTCACGGGATTCGATACGCCAAATTCGGGCAGCTGGCAGTTCGAAGGCCAGAGCATTGCGGGTGTCTCCTCGTACAAGGTCGCCCGGATGGGGATGGTGCGCACCTTCCAGCTCACCAAGGTCATGGGCAAGCTCACCGTGATGGAGAACATGCGCCTGGGTGCCTCCAGCCAGTCCGGCGAGCGGCTGTCCAAGGCCTTGTTCAAGGGCATCTGGGGCGGCCAGGAGAAGAAGATCACCCAGGAAGCCAACGTGCTGCTGGAGAAGTTCAAGCTGGACGCCAAGAAGGACGACTACGCGGCGTCGTTGTCCGGCGGCCAGCGCAAGCTGCTTGAAATGGCACGCTCGCTCATGGTCCGGCCCAAGCTCGTGATGCTCGATGAGCCCATGGCCGGCGTGAACCCGGCACTGACGCAGTCGCTGCTGGACCACATCAAGAACCTCAAGTCCGAGGGCATGACCGTCCTGTTCGTGGAGCACGACATGCACATGGTCCGGCACATTGCCGACTGGGTGGTCGTGATGGCTGAGGGCAAGATCGTGGCCGAAGGGCCGCCCGCCGAAGTCATGAAGAACCCCGCAGTGATCGACGCCTACCTCGGCGCCCACCACGACGTCGATCTCGGAGAGGCCGAGGGCATCAAGGAACTGGCTGCCGAACTGGTCGCCGACGAGGAATCAATCGTCGGCACCGAAAACGCGGGCATCATCTCCGCCGATGTCCTCGCCGCGGAAGCCGCGGAAGCGCAGGAGCCAGGGGCGAACGGGACCACACGCGGCCGCCGCAGCGCCGGCGAGCCGGACCGTGACGAGCAGAACCGTGGCGAGCAGCCGAACAGCACAGGGAAGGACACAGAATGA
- a CDS encoding branched-chain amino acid ABC transporter permease: MDFGFIFSSAAGELFSPTTAAYALATLGLAVHFGYAGLLNFGQAGFMAVGAYGFAISTLTFHVPFFIGLLVAVVCSTIFALLLGIPTLRLRADYLAIVTIAAAEIVRYVVTTNQLTAVTGSANGLAAFEGDFYAMNPFPPGTYIGMNNRDFFIRVVAWAVVAVFCTLVWLLMRSPWGRVLKGIREDENAVRSLGKNVYAYKMQALIIGGVLGALAGMIFTIPRGAVQPANYGTELTFFLYTCLLLGGLGTVLGPVVGAMIFWVVLSLTQGILYGLIESGTITWLNTVQAGQLRYILVGVALMLLMIFRPQGVLGNKKELAFA; encoded by the coding sequence ATGGATTTCGGATTCATCTTTTCCAGCGCCGCCGGCGAACTGTTCAGCCCGACGACGGCTGCCTACGCCCTGGCCACCCTTGGCCTCGCGGTCCACTTCGGCTACGCCGGCCTGCTCAACTTCGGCCAGGCCGGCTTCATGGCGGTGGGAGCCTACGGCTTCGCCATCTCCACCCTGACGTTCCACGTGCCGTTCTTCATCGGACTGCTCGTCGCCGTCGTCTGTTCGACCATCTTCGCCCTGCTGCTGGGCATCCCGACGCTGCGGCTGCGGGCGGACTACCTTGCCATCGTGACCATCGCCGCGGCGGAAATCGTCCGCTACGTCGTCACGACCAACCAGCTGACCGCGGTCACCGGTTCGGCGAACGGCCTGGCGGCCTTCGAGGGCGATTTCTACGCCATGAACCCGTTCCCGCCCGGAACCTACATCGGCATGAACAACCGCGACTTCTTCATCCGGGTGGTTGCCTGGGCCGTCGTCGCCGTGTTCTGCACCCTGGTCTGGCTGCTGATGCGCAGCCCGTGGGGCCGGGTGCTCAAGGGCATCCGCGAAGACGAGAACGCCGTCCGCTCGCTGGGCAAGAACGTTTACGCCTACAAGATGCAGGCCCTCATCATCGGTGGCGTGCTCGGTGCCCTGGCAGGCATGATCTTCACGATCCCCCGCGGCGCGGTCCAGCCGGCCAACTACGGCACGGAACTGACGTTCTTCCTCTACACCTGCCTGCTGCTGGGCGGCCTCGGCACCGTGCTCGGCCCGGTGGTAGGCGCCATGATCTTCTGGGTGGTCCTCTCCCTCACCCAGGGCATCCTCTACGGCCTGATCGAGTCCGGCACAATAACGTGGCTGAACACGGTCCAGGCCGGGCAGCTGCGTTACATCCTGGTCGGCGTGGCGCTCATGCTGCTGATGATCTTCAGGCCCCAGGGCGTCCTCGGCAATAAGAAGGAGCTGGCATTCGCATGA
- a CDS encoding ABC transporter substrate-binding protein produces the protein MTSLPQVAPRIAKLTALSLGVALLATACGGSSTPSSTNSSSAAASGIACPAPSATGAGTTAASEGGTVPASTTTTPTPLKIGSLLPTTGSLAFLGPPEIAGVNLGIKEINDAGGVLGKPVEVIHRDSGDTKTDIATQSTTALLGQGVSAIIGAASSGVSKTVINQITGAGVVQFSPANTSPDFTTWDDKGLYWRTAPSDVLQGKVLGNYMATCGAQTVGMIVLNDAYGTGLAKNVQAAFEAAGGKVVAQELFNEGDSQFSSQVDKVLAAKPDAIALITFDQAKSIVPLMTGKGVKPTQIFMVDGNMSDYSKDFQPGTLKGAQGTIPGTFAKDDFKKKLLAIDPALKDYSYAGESYDAANLIALAAEAAKSTKGTDIAAQLKAVSEGGEKCNTFPSCVTLLRNGKDIDYDGQSGPVTFSDAGDPTEAYIGIYEYQDDNNYKPVKEEFGKL, from the coding sequence ATGACTTCACTCCCCCAGGTGGCGCCCCGCATCGCTAAGCTGACAGCGCTTAGCCTCGGCGTCGCCCTCTTGGCTACGGCTTGTGGCGGCTCGTCCACCCCGAGTTCGACGAACTCCAGCTCGGCCGCGGCCTCCGGCATCGCCTGCCCGGCACCCAGCGCCACCGGCGCCGGAACCACCGCCGCCAGCGAGGGCGGCACCGTCCCCGCTTCGACCACCACCACCCCGACGCCCCTGAAGATCGGCTCGCTCCTGCCGACGACAGGTTCCCTGGCCTTCCTCGGCCCGCCCGAAATCGCCGGTGTCAACCTCGGCATCAAGGAGATCAACGACGCCGGCGGCGTCCTGGGCAAGCCTGTCGAGGTCATCCACCGCGACTCCGGCGACACCAAGACCGATATCGCCACCCAGTCCACCACCGCACTGCTCGGACAGGGCGTCAGCGCAATCATCGGCGCCGCGTCTTCGGGCGTCTCCAAGACCGTGATCAACCAGATCACCGGTGCCGGCGTCGTCCAGTTCTCCCCGGCCAACACCTCGCCGGACTTCACGACGTGGGACGACAAGGGCCTCTACTGGCGCACCGCTCCCTCGGACGTGCTCCAGGGCAAGGTCCTCGGCAACTACATGGCCACGTGTGGCGCCCAGACCGTCGGCATGATCGTCCTGAACGATGCGTACGGAACCGGCCTTGCCAAGAACGTCCAGGCCGCTTTCGAGGCAGCCGGCGGCAAGGTTGTCGCCCAGGAACTCTTCAATGAAGGCGATTCCCAGTTCAGCAGCCAGGTAGACAAGGTCCTTGCCGCCAAGCCGGATGCCATCGCCCTGATCACTTTCGACCAGGCCAAGAGCATCGTCCCGCTGATGACGGGCAAGGGCGTCAAGCCGACCCAGATCTTCATGGTGGACGGCAACATGTCCGACTACAGCAAGGACTTCCAGCCGGGTACCCTGAAGGGCGCCCAGGGCACCATCCCGGGAACCTTCGCCAAGGATGACTTCAAGAAGAAGCTCCTGGCGATCGACCCCGCGCTGAAGGACTACAGCTACGCAGGCGAGTCCTACGACGCCGCGAACCTGATCGCACTGGCTGCCGAGGCGGCCAAGAGCACCAAGGGAACCGACATCGCAGCCCAGCTCAAGGCAGTCTCTGAAGGCGGCGAGAAGTGCAACACCTTCCCGAGCTGCGTCACCCTGCTCCGCAACGGCAAGGACATCGACTACGACGGCCAGTCCGGCCCCGTGACGTTCTCCGACGCCGGAGACCCGACGGAAGCCTACATCGGCATCTACGAGTACCAGGATGACAACAACTACAAGCCGGTCAAGGAAGAATTCGGCAAGCTGTAA
- a CDS encoding ABC transporter ATP-binding protein — MSATSAAPAAQPAFDGDSVVKVTDLVAGYIPGVNILNGCSIEARKGELIGIIGPNGAGKSTLLKAMFGLVKVHSGSVVVRGQDITGLKANKLVSKGVGFVPQTNNVFAALTIEENLQMGMFQRPKDFSQRFDFVTSLFPELGKRRAQRAGSLSGGERQMVAMGRALMMDPAVLLLDEPSAGLSPVKQDETFLRVHEINRAGVSVIMVEQNARRCLQICDRGYVLDQGKDAYTGTGRELMKDPKVIQLYLGTLADTVE; from the coding sequence ATGAGCGCCACCAGCGCGGCACCTGCCGCCCAGCCAGCCTTCGACGGTGACTCGGTCGTCAAGGTCACCGACCTGGTGGCCGGGTACATTCCCGGTGTCAATATCCTCAACGGCTGCAGCATCGAGGCCCGGAAGGGTGAGCTGATCGGCATCATCGGCCCGAACGGTGCCGGCAAGTCCACGCTGCTGAAGGCCATGTTCGGCCTGGTCAAGGTCCACTCCGGCTCGGTGGTGGTCCGCGGCCAGGACATCACCGGGCTCAAGGCCAACAAGCTGGTCAGCAAAGGCGTCGGCTTCGTGCCGCAGACCAACAACGTGTTCGCCGCCCTGACCATCGAGGAGAACCTGCAGATGGGCATGTTCCAGCGGCCCAAGGACTTCTCGCAGCGCTTCGACTTCGTCACCAGCCTGTTCCCCGAGCTCGGAAAGCGGCGCGCCCAGCGGGCGGGCTCGCTCTCAGGCGGCGAACGCCAGATGGTGGCCATGGGCCGGGCCCTCATGATGGATCCGGCCGTGCTCCTGCTCGACGAGCCGTCCGCCGGACTCTCACCGGTCAAGCAGGATGAGACGTTCCTGCGGGTCCACGAGATCAACCGCGCCGGAGTCTCCGTCATCATGGTGGAGCAGAACGCGCGCCGCTGCCTGCAGATCTGCGACCGCGGCTACGTGCTGGACCAGGGTAAGGACGCGTACACGGGCACCGGCCGGGAGCTCATGAAGGATCCCAAGGTCATCCAGCTCTACCTCGGAACGCTCGCAGACACCGTCGAGTAG